Proteins encoded together in one Mycobacterium simiae window:
- a CDS encoding acyl-CoA dehydrogenase family protein gives MTTTPVDCDAAHQELLANAVRLQPLLRESVLSSEAMRRLPDETVETLTDAGFFRLLKPHRFGGLPVGQRTMLELTEALGAANASAAWLVSITAGGTAVAKHGSERAQSEVFSSPDSRIAGGLAPGTACRVDGGLLINGSWSYASGAPHADWAAIHAAVPGQHDGDTESYLCLVPAAEVRLRDTWHTVGMRGTASQTFLANQVFVPDYRTIPFSTLLGRSVAPSEPEAQPPLATAAPLVLVGPLLGIGRAAADLAIEQAGAKPLTNTFFARQSGSVGVQIQIAEAELKLRSARLHAFEVADALDAGEIGHGDAGYAQRARARAQCGYAAQQVLEAIQILVNVHGAGSFADSNAMQQHWRDANVGARHAGLNSYVGYEIYGKSLLGVAERISPLV, from the coding sequence ATGACGACGACGCCGGTGGACTGCGACGCAGCGCACCAAGAACTTTTGGCGAATGCGGTGCGGTTGCAACCGCTGCTTCGCGAGAGCGTGTTGTCCAGCGAGGCCATGCGCAGACTGCCGGACGAGACCGTCGAGACGTTAACCGACGCCGGCTTCTTCCGGTTGCTCAAGCCGCACCGATTCGGAGGTCTCCCGGTCGGGCAGCGGACCATGCTCGAGCTCACCGAAGCTCTTGGAGCCGCCAACGCGTCGGCAGCGTGGTTGGTGAGCATCACTGCCGGTGGCACGGCCGTGGCCAAGCATGGATCGGAGCGGGCGCAATCCGAAGTCTTCAGCTCACCCGATAGCCGGATCGCGGGCGGGCTCGCCCCCGGCACGGCGTGCCGGGTCGACGGCGGGCTGTTGATCAACGGCAGCTGGTCCTATGCCTCGGGGGCCCCACACGCGGATTGGGCGGCCATCCATGCCGCGGTGCCGGGGCAGCATGATGGCGACACGGAGTCCTACCTGTGTTTGGTGCCCGCGGCCGAGGTGCGGTTGCGCGACACTTGGCACACAGTCGGTATGCGCGGCACGGCGAGTCAGACATTCTTGGCTAACCAGGTTTTCGTTCCGGACTACCGCACCATCCCATTCAGCACCCTGCTGGGCCGTTCGGTAGCGCCAAGCGAGCCCGAAGCCCAGCCACCGTTGGCGACAGCGGCTCCTCTGGTGCTGGTCGGACCCCTGCTCGGTATCGGCCGAGCGGCCGCGGACCTGGCGATTGAGCAAGCCGGGGCAAAGCCGTTGACCAACACGTTCTTTGCCCGGCAGAGTGGCTCTGTCGGCGTACAGATCCAGATCGCCGAGGCGGAACTCAAGCTGCGCAGCGCCCGGCTGCATGCCTTCGAAGTCGCCGACGCCTTGGACGCTGGCGAGATCGGCCACGGCGATGCTGGGTACGCCCAGCGTGCCAGAGCGCGTGCCCAGTGCGGCTATGCCGCGCAACAAGTGCTGGAAGCCATCCAGATATTGGTCAATGTCCATGGCGCGGGTAGCTTCGCCGATTCCAATGCGATGCAGCAACATTGGCGGGATGCGAACGTCGGTGCGCGACACGCCGGACTGAATTCCTATGTCGGCTACGAAATTTATGGCAAGTCGCTGTTGGGCGTGGCTGAACGGATCTCGCCGCTGGTGTGA
- a CDS encoding helix-turn-helix transcriptional regulator, translating into MTAEFQSTDAANQLAEFFPCLKPIGPLDRRKPFSPTHRVSTVGPITVFDLALSVDACLASTHGRPFYQVNVLASGQMQLVHRGSTINSGPGLATICLPEGELIVPRWQACSRLLALRVARNALEDTLGEALGRPLTTQIEFEPSMVTGSGPARSWLHMFTVFAQELFRPDSTLVQPLVAAPFVDSLLRALLLAAKHPYQSALAEKTKLIAPQRIRPAVEMIESEPQLPLTLAGLAAECHVSSRALQQSFSRHMGMSPMTYLRQVRLRRAHRELLESDPSVETVASIARRWGYTNPGRFAAAHAARYGESPAATLRRAGVAAV; encoded by the coding sequence ATGACTGCAGAATTTCAATCCACCGACGCAGCCAATCAACTCGCCGAATTCTTCCCTTGCCTGAAACCGATCGGACCCCTCGATCGCCGCAAGCCGTTTTCTCCCACCCACCGAGTCAGTACCGTCGGGCCAATCACCGTGTTTGACCTGGCGCTAAGCGTCGACGCCTGCCTCGCTAGCACGCACGGTCGGCCGTTCTACCAAGTCAACGTGTTGGCGTCGGGACAAATGCAGCTGGTCCACCGCGGGTCCACCATTAACTCCGGCCCAGGGCTGGCCACAATTTGCCTGCCCGAGGGGGAACTGATCGTTCCGCGCTGGCAGGCGTGTTCTCGATTGCTTGCATTACGCGTCGCCAGAAACGCGCTCGAAGACACGCTCGGCGAAGCACTCGGTCGTCCATTGACCACGCAAATCGAGTTCGAGCCGTCGATGGTGACCGGCAGTGGTCCCGCACGCAGTTGGCTGCACATGTTCACCGTGTTCGCCCAAGAGCTCTTCCGGCCGGACAGCACCTTGGTGCAACCGCTGGTGGCGGCGCCGTTCGTGGACAGCCTGTTGCGGGCGTTGCTGCTCGCAGCCAAGCATCCGTACCAGAGCGCTCTGGCAGAGAAGACTAAACTCATTGCGCCCCAACGTATCCGGCCCGCGGTCGAGATGATCGAGTCGGAGCCGCAACTTCCCCTGACGCTGGCCGGCCTGGCGGCCGAATGCCATGTCAGTTCGCGCGCGCTGCAGCAAAGCTTTTCGCGTCATATGGGCATGTCGCCGATGACGTACCTGCGCCAGGTGCGGCTGAGGCGCGCGCACCGCGAATTGCTCGAGTCCGATCCGTCGGTCGAAACCGTCGCCTCAATTGCCCGGCGCTGGGGATACACCAACCCCGGCCGGTTCGCGGCGGCGCATGCGGCCCGGTATGGCGAGAGTCCCGCGGCCACGCTGCGCCGCGCTGGGGTCGCCGCGGTATAA
- a CDS encoding LLM class F420-dependent oxidoreductase, translated as MTKIGYFLSCEQYGPKELVDQAKRAEAAGFDALWISDHFHPWNDEQGQSPFVWGVIGALSEVTSLPVSTAVTCPTIRIHPAIIAQASATAAVQLDGRFVLGVGSGEALNEHVLGDPWPSVGVRQEMLEEAVEVIRLLHRGDEVSHHGKYYEVQEARIYTRPERPVPIYVSGFGPQGAALAGRIGDGYVLVTPEPELVKAFREAGGGDKPVQAGMKASWDADPDAALKAAHRLWANDALPGQSAQTLPRPKDFAALMSLVTPDQVADTITCGPDPDTHVARVRKYLDAGVDELYVQQVGPDKEGFFAAYQRDVLPALRD; from the coding sequence ATGACCAAGATCGGATACTTCCTGTCCTGCGAGCAGTACGGGCCAAAGGAACTAGTGGACCAGGCCAAGCGAGCGGAGGCCGCTGGCTTCGACGCGTTGTGGATCTCCGACCACTTTCACCCCTGGAACGACGAGCAGGGCCAAAGCCCCTTCGTGTGGGGCGTCATCGGTGCGTTGTCGGAGGTGACGTCGCTGCCGGTGAGCACGGCCGTGACCTGCCCGACAATCCGGATACATCCGGCGATCATCGCGCAAGCGTCCGCCACTGCCGCCGTGCAGCTCGACGGCCGCTTCGTGCTGGGCGTGGGCAGCGGCGAGGCGCTCAACGAGCACGTGCTCGGCGATCCCTGGCCGTCGGTCGGCGTTCGCCAGGAAATGCTGGAAGAGGCGGTGGAGGTCATCCGGCTGCTGCACCGTGGCGACGAGGTGAGCCACCATGGCAAGTACTACGAAGTGCAGGAGGCGCGCATCTACACCCGACCCGAGCGACCGGTGCCCATCTACGTTTCCGGGTTCGGCCCGCAGGGCGCGGCACTGGCGGGACGCATCGGCGACGGCTACGTCCTGGTGACGCCGGAGCCCGAGTTGGTGAAGGCTTTCCGCGAGGCTGGCGGCGGCGACAAGCCGGTGCAGGCAGGCATGAAGGCCAGTTGGGACGCCGATCCCGACGCCGCGCTCAAGGCAGCGCACCGATTGTGGGCCAACGACGCGTTGCCCGGGCAATCCGCGCAGACCTTGCCCCGTCCCAAGGACTTTGCCGCACTGATGTCCCTCGTCACGCCGGACCAGGTTGCGGACACCATTACTTGCGGCCCAGACCCGGACACCCACGTTGCGCGCGTGCGCAAGTATCTCGACGCCGGAGTCGACGAGCTGTACGTGCAGCAAGTCGGCCCGGACAAAGAGGGCTTCTTTGCGGCCTACCAGCGCGACGTGCTGCCCGCGCTGCGGGACTGA
- a CDS encoding trehalase-like domain-containing protein, which yields MALIAQDGAIDWLPIPNLDSLPVFAAVVDRPNGGRLDLMPTVPFRTDRRYLPKTNVLQTTFVTDSGRVRVTDALNIGFGGRLPWTELARRVEGLDGAVPMRWRVAPGTCFNSTSPWARHTPHGAVLRAGTLNLGVCVSDNVAVDWTDQTASGTFTTAPGERELIGVVASESEPLMLSRACDIDDGLDTTIAFWENWSSQFSCPDAWSEAVRRSALLLKLLIFSPTGAIAAAATTCPSGYRAARIGTIATPGCATPRTP from the coding sequence GTGGCTTTGATTGCCCAAGACGGTGCCATCGACTGGTTGCCGATCCCGAACCTGGACTCGCTCCCGGTATTCGCGGCGGTGGTCGACCGGCCGAACGGCGGACGGCTGGACTTGATGCCGACGGTTCCGTTTCGCACCGACCGACGGTACCTGCCGAAAACGAACGTGCTGCAAACAACTTTCGTTACGGACTCCGGGCGGGTCCGCGTCACCGACGCGCTGAACATCGGATTCGGCGGGCGGTTGCCGTGGACCGAGTTGGCACGTCGGGTAGAAGGCCTCGACGGCGCCGTGCCGATGCGCTGGCGGGTAGCGCCTGGCACCTGCTTCAATTCCACGTCGCCATGGGCGCGCCACACTCCACACGGTGCGGTACTGCGGGCCGGAACTCTCAACCTCGGGGTCTGCGTATCGGATAACGTCGCCGTGGACTGGACCGACCAAACGGCGTCCGGGACGTTCACCACCGCGCCGGGCGAGCGTGAGCTGATCGGTGTGGTGGCGTCCGAGTCCGAACCGCTGATGCTGTCGCGGGCCTGCGACATCGACGACGGCCTCGACACCACCATCGCATTCTGGGAAAACTGGTCGAGCCAATTCTCGTGTCCGGACGCCTGGTCCGAGGCGGTGCGCCGCAGCGCGCTACTGCTGAAGCTGCTCATCTTCAGCCCGACGGGCGCGATCGCCGCGGCCGCGACGACCTGCCCGAGCGGTTATCGGGCGGCAAGAATTGGGACTATCGCTACGCCTGGGTGCGCGACACCGCGTACACCCTGA
- a CDS encoding glycoside hydrolase family 15 protein, with amino-acid sequence MRDTAYTLSALRRFGIREETHAAVSWLLRTVRRHGPEMGVFYCLDGSSPPPVSHYEVAGWRGIGPVVTGNRADGQLQLSIFADLFDTVRLYVDSGHVLDTETGHLLAGFADRACDAWRHQDAGMWELRRAEHYTTSKLGCWQALRCAVYLAELGQIPGDPGRWAGEADRIREWVQRCCWSDHLGSYEWYPGSGKLDASILLHAGSGFDRGPRMSATIDALRRELGCGPLLFRFSGAREEEQEGAFVACSFWVVSALHHVGRRDEAKQLMTELVELTNDVGVLPEMIGADDHAFLGNLPQGLSHLALIGAALDLTS; translated from the coding sequence GTGCGCGACACCGCGTACACCCTGAGTGCGTTGCGCCGGTTTGGGATTCGCGAAGAGACCCATGCCGCCGTCAGTTGGTTGCTGCGCACGGTGCGCCGACACGGCCCGGAAATGGGGGTGTTTTACTGCCTCGATGGCTCGTCGCCACCCCCGGTATCCCACTACGAAGTGGCCGGGTGGCGCGGCATCGGTCCGGTGGTCACCGGTAATCGCGCCGACGGACAATTGCAGCTCAGCATCTTCGCCGATCTCTTCGACACGGTTCGGCTCTACGTCGACAGTGGTCATGTGCTCGACACCGAAACCGGCCACCTGCTTGCCGGATTCGCCGATCGGGCCTGCGATGCGTGGCGGCATCAGGATGCCGGCATGTGGGAACTGCGGCGGGCCGAGCACTACACCACATCCAAACTCGGCTGCTGGCAAGCGTTGCGGTGCGCCGTGTATCTGGCTGAGCTGGGCCAGATCCCGGGCGATCCGGGCCGGTGGGCCGGCGAGGCCGACCGGATCCGCGAGTGGGTGCAACGGTGCTGCTGGTCCGACCACTTGGGTAGTTACGAGTGGTACCCGGGCAGCGGAAAGCTCGACGCCTCAATCCTGCTGCACGCCGGGAGCGGTTTCGACCGCGGTCCACGCATGTCGGCCACCATCGACGCGTTGCGTCGAGAGTTGGGCTGTGGGCCACTGCTTTTCCGCTTCAGCGGGGCCCGCGAGGAGGAACAGGAGGGCGCGTTCGTCGCGTGCTCCTTCTGGGTCGTGTCTGCGCTGCATCATGTCGGCAGGCGGGACGAGGCCAAGCAGCTGATGACCGAACTCGTCGAACTGACCAACGACGTCGGCGTGTTGCCCGAGATGATCGGGGCCGACGATCACGCCTTCCTGGGCAACCTGCCGCAAGGATTGAGCCACCTCGCGTTGATCGGCGCGGCCCTTGATCTCACCTCCTGA
- a CDS encoding acetyl-CoA C-acetyltransferase, whose protein sequence is MDAVRTPRGRGRPDGGLHAVHPQALFARCLTALADRIGFAPAEVGDVIAGNGILSGDHGDDIARLSVLLAGWPETVPGLTLNRFCGSGQQAVTVAAAAIAAGAEDLVIAGGVESMSRWDVTAGVPTIDGNNADLRALYPTVPQGVSADLIATLEGFTRDVVDAYATQSQSRAAAAIDEGRFERSLVEVHTAGGVLRRDEHPRPATSVETLARLTPAFAAMGGTCVQGEQRTFDEICLQRYPAIDHIDHVHHAGNSSGVVDGAAAVLLASPDWAQANGVQPRAKLRGAAAIGSEPIIMLTAPGPAAQRCLQRAGMSVDDIDLWEINEAFAAVPLKVIRDLELDSSRVNVNGGAIALGHPIGATGAMLIGTVLDELERRDLATGLVTMCTGGGMGTATIIERV, encoded by the coding sequence CTGGACGCGGTCCGCACGCCCCGCGGCCGTGGCCGCCCCGACGGCGGGCTACATGCAGTCCATCCGCAGGCGCTGTTCGCCCGTTGCCTCACCGCGCTCGCCGACCGGATCGGTTTCGCGCCGGCCGAGGTGGGCGACGTGATCGCCGGTAACGGCATCTTGTCCGGCGACCACGGCGACGACATTGCGCGGTTGTCGGTCCTGCTGGCGGGCTGGCCCGAGACCGTGCCGGGGCTGACGTTGAATCGCTTCTGCGGATCGGGCCAGCAGGCCGTCACCGTCGCCGCGGCCGCGATCGCCGCCGGCGCCGAAGACCTGGTGATTGCGGGCGGTGTCGAATCGATGTCGCGATGGGACGTCACCGCCGGGGTGCCCACGATCGACGGCAACAATGCCGACTTGCGTGCGCTCTATCCGACGGTCCCGCAAGGTGTCTCGGCGGACCTGATCGCGACCCTGGAGGGCTTCACCCGCGACGTTGTCGATGCATATGCCACGCAGAGCCAAAGCCGGGCCGCCGCGGCGATCGACGAGGGACGATTCGAACGTTCCCTTGTCGAAGTGCACACCGCCGGCGGGGTGCTGCGCCGCGACGAGCATCCCCGACCCGCGACGTCGGTGGAAACGCTGGCCCGGCTCACGCCCGCGTTCGCGGCGATGGGCGGCACCTGCGTCCAGGGCGAGCAGCGGACTTTCGACGAAATCTGTCTACAGCGCTATCCCGCGATCGACCACATCGACCATGTCCACCACGCCGGCAACTCCTCCGGAGTGGTCGACGGCGCGGCGGCCGTCCTGCTCGCCTCGCCCGACTGGGCGCAGGCCAACGGCGTGCAGCCGCGCGCCAAGCTGCGAGGGGCCGCCGCGATCGGCAGCGAACCGATCATCATGCTCACCGCGCCGGGACCGGCCGCCCAGCGCTGCCTACAGCGCGCCGGGATGAGCGTCGATGACATCGACCTGTGGGAAATCAACGAAGCCTTCGCCGCCGTCCCGTTGAAGGTGATCCGTGATCTCGAGCTCGATTCCAGCCGGGTCAATGTCAACGGGGGCGCAATTGCTCTGGGCCACCCGATCGGCGCCACCGGCGCGATGCTGATCGGGACGGTCCTGGACGAGCTCGAACGCCGCGACCTCGCAACGGGGTTGGTGACGATGTGCACCGGCGGCGGCATGGGTACCGCCACGATCATCGAACGGGTGTAA
- a CDS encoding enoyl-CoA hydratase/isomerase family protein — translation MPGTLELDRPRDGVVVLRLNRPERLNAINEAMRNELAGRLSDLAGDDSVRAVVLTGAGRGFCSGIDVRDFGPGMLEASAPALDRMRFQARMAALGEAVRALPAPVIAAVNGPCVGAGLALCLAADIRICSAVASFGNAAILLGLSGAEMGMSYHLPRIVGTSVAADWMLTGRTVSAAEADRRGLVSEVVEPDRLCDRALELASHLADLAPLGVQLTKRALQVNTDAGDLAAALELENRNQVITHATPEAAARRQRRPSGQIP, via the coding sequence ATGCCCGGCACCCTCGAACTGGATCGACCGCGTGACGGTGTCGTCGTCCTACGGCTGAACCGTCCCGAGCGGCTCAACGCCATCAACGAGGCCATGCGGAACGAATTGGCCGGGCGCCTGAGCGATTTGGCCGGTGACGACTCGGTCCGGGCCGTCGTCCTGACCGGCGCCGGTCGCGGCTTCTGCTCCGGGATCGATGTGCGTGATTTCGGGCCCGGCATGCTCGAGGCGAGCGCGCCGGCGCTGGACCGGATGCGCTTTCAGGCGCGGATGGCTGCGCTGGGCGAGGCTGTTCGGGCACTGCCGGCGCCCGTCATCGCCGCCGTCAACGGCCCGTGTGTTGGTGCGGGGCTGGCCTTGTGCTTGGCAGCGGACATCCGAATATGTTCGGCTGTCGCATCATTCGGCAATGCCGCTATCCTGCTTGGGCTCTCGGGCGCCGAGATGGGCATGAGCTACCACCTGCCCCGCATCGTCGGGACCAGCGTCGCCGCCGACTGGATGCTCACCGGCCGCACCGTGTCAGCCGCCGAAGCCGACCGGCGCGGACTGGTCAGCGAAGTCGTCGAACCGGATCGTTTGTGTGACCGCGCGCTCGAGTTGGCCTCGCACCTTGCGGATCTCGCGCCGCTCGGTGTGCAGTTGACCAAGCGGGCCTTGCAGGTGAACACCGACGCGGGCGACCTGGCCGCGGCGCTGGAGCTGGAGAACCGCAACCAGGTGATCACCCACGCCACCCCAGAGGCGGCCGCGCGTCGACAAAGGCGGCCCTCGGGCCAAATCCCGTGA
- a CDS encoding acyl-CoA dehydrogenase family protein produces the protein MAWDFSTDPEWNQQLGWVEDFVRTECEPIDLIVKESHDLNDPVRRALIPPLQEIVKQRGLWATHLGPHLGGPGYGQVKLALLNEILGRSECAPIVFGSQAPDSGNSEILAHYGTPELKARYLEPLLDNRIVSCFSMTEPQGGADPKVFTTCAVPDGDHWIINGEKWFSSFASMASFIIVMAMTDPDAPPYQRYSMFVVPGDTPGINVMRNVGLGYQPLGGGREGYVRYENVRVPADHMLGPRGGAFVVAQTRLGGGRIHHAMRTVGLVRRIFDMICERAVSRYTQGEALSDKQLVQEMIADSWMEIEAFRLLTLQTAWKIDQFDDYKAVRADISAVKAMMQKVLHDVSARALQLHGSLGTTHEMPFVQYLVESFVLGLADGPTEVHKVTLARLLLKDREPAPDLFPSEHLLRLRAAAEAKFADKLAGIPRN, from the coding sequence ATGGCGTGGGATTTCTCCACCGACCCGGAGTGGAACCAACAGCTGGGATGGGTCGAGGACTTCGTGCGCACCGAGTGCGAGCCCATTGACCTGATCGTCAAGGAGTCCCACGATCTCAACGATCCGGTGCGCCGGGCATTGATCCCGCCGCTGCAGGAGATCGTCAAGCAGCGCGGGCTCTGGGCCACCCACCTCGGCCCGCATCTCGGTGGTCCCGGATACGGCCAGGTGAAATTGGCCCTGCTCAACGAGATTCTGGGCCGCTCGGAGTGCGCACCGATCGTGTTCGGTTCGCAGGCACCCGACTCGGGCAACAGCGAAATTCTCGCACATTACGGCACACCCGAACTCAAAGCGCGTTACCTCGAGCCGTTGCTGGACAACCGAATCGTGTCCTGCTTCTCGATGACCGAACCGCAGGGCGGTGCCGATCCGAAGGTGTTCACCACCTGCGCGGTCCCCGATGGCGATCACTGGATCATCAACGGCGAGAAGTGGTTCTCGTCCTTTGCGTCGATGGCGTCGTTCATCATCGTGATGGCGATGACCGACCCCGATGCGCCTCCCTATCAGCGGTATTCGATGTTCGTCGTCCCGGGCGACACCCCCGGCATCAATGTGATGCGCAACGTCGGACTGGGATATCAGCCGCTGGGCGGCGGCCGCGAAGGCTACGTCCGCTACGAGAACGTGCGGGTGCCCGCCGATCACATGTTGGGTCCCCGCGGGGGGGCTTTCGTGGTGGCGCAAACCCGGCTCGGCGGCGGGCGCATTCATCATGCGATGCGCACTGTCGGCCTGGTTCGCCGCATCTTCGACATGATCTGCGAGCGGGCGGTGTCGCGTTACACCCAGGGTGAGGCGCTTTCCGACAAGCAACTCGTCCAGGAAATGATCGCCGACTCGTGGATGGAAATCGAGGCGTTCCGGCTGCTCACCCTCCAAACCGCTTGGAAGATCGATCAATTCGACGATTACAAGGCGGTACGCGCCGACATCTCGGCGGTCAAGGCGATGATGCAGAAGGTACTGCACGACGTGTCGGCGCGCGCACTCCAGCTGCACGGGTCGCTGGGCACCACGCACGAAATGCCATTCGTGCAGTACCTGGTGGAGTCGTTCGTCCTCGGCCTTGCCGACGGCCCGACCGAGGTCCACAAGGTGACTTTGGCTCGCCTCCTGCTCAAAGACCGCGAGCCGGCGCCCGATCTATTTCCTTCCGAACATCTGCTGCGGCTGCGGGCAGCCGCTGAGGCGAAGTTCGCCGACAAGCTTGCCGGGATCCCCCGCAATTAG
- a CDS encoding MspA family porin, whose protein sequence is MVARRAAALAVCVVMSVTIAPPAGGDPEAEPAGAAAPANDGRVPSNPPTIIDTPDGWRLGLGARDESHVPIAPLTTALSSREYLSSGTFVGSLTGPEQAQGLLEVGFEIGCGIDMSTSNGVEIGGAAGIGPSLGTTALLPGVATGLVPLVSAPVEGTINVGLKPGFVVVVPVNKKQFRGSNPWVMISNFHVKIDGCVGQSFIRSYATLTRVTDLSDVVLSYVGVTTAV, encoded by the coding sequence CTGGTGGCACGGCGCGCCGCGGCACTTGCTGTCTGCGTCGTCATGTCAGTGACGATCGCTCCACCGGCGGGGGGTGATCCGGAGGCCGAGCCCGCCGGCGCCGCCGCACCAGCAAACGATGGGCGGGTGCCCTCCAACCCGCCCACCATCATCGATACGCCCGACGGCTGGCGCCTGGGCCTGGGCGCCAGGGACGAGTCGCACGTTCCCATCGCGCCGCTGACCACCGCCCTGTCATCGCGCGAATACCTCTCCAGCGGGACATTCGTCGGCTCGCTGACCGGACCCGAGCAGGCGCAGGGCCTCCTCGAAGTGGGGTTCGAAATCGGGTGCGGCATCGACATGAGCACCTCCAACGGCGTCGAGATCGGTGGTGCGGCCGGCATTGGCCCGTCACTCGGCACGACGGCGTTGTTGCCCGGTGTAGCAACGGGGCTTGTGCCCCTGGTTTCGGCACCGGTGGAAGGAACCATCAACGTGGGCCTCAAACCTGGCTTCGTGGTCGTGGTGCCGGTCAACAAAAAGCAGTTCAGGGGGTCGAATCCGTGGGTGATGATCAGCAACTTCCACGTCAAGATCGACGGTTGCGTGGGCCAGTCGTTCATTCGCTCCTACGCGACGCTGACCCGGGTGACTGATCTGTCCGACGTGGTGCTCTCCTACGTCGGTGTAACGACCGCAGTCTAG
- a CDS encoding phosphotransferase family protein, with protein sequence MVEVDLGELRRRLAAIGVTDVVALTGGASSFSFLGAQSGRPVVIKLAPPGVEPIGHRDVLRQARILKALAATRVPVPEVLWEEPGDPPLFVMSHVEGDCVEPLFDGCAPGPDLAERYRNACRVMAALHSVVPADLGLADESVVGPVAEVERWCQTLQTVDAALAPRWREVREALLHCAPTDFVPTVVHGDFRLGNLLAQGAGISAVIDWEIWSIGDPRIDVGWFLVNCDPETYQRVPDASGMAPPLTELVEIYQHALGHEVTDLAWFTALACFKSAATWSLIVKHNRRRRLPRDEWEAMAATIPRLLSRAQAMVS encoded by the coding sequence ATGGTCGAGGTCGATCTGGGCGAGCTGCGGCGGCGACTCGCGGCCATCGGCGTCACCGATGTCGTCGCGCTGACCGGCGGGGCGTCCAGTTTCAGTTTTCTAGGCGCGCAATCCGGCCGGCCGGTGGTAATCAAGCTCGCTCCGCCGGGGGTGGAGCCGATCGGACACCGGGATGTGTTGCGTCAGGCTCGGATCCTCAAAGCCCTTGCTGCTACTCGGGTTCCGGTTCCTGAGGTGTTGTGGGAGGAGCCGGGCGATCCGCCGTTGTTCGTGATGTCGCACGTCGAGGGGGACTGCGTCGAGCCGCTGTTCGACGGCTGCGCGCCGGGGCCCGATCTGGCCGAGCGCTACCGCAATGCGTGCAGGGTCATGGCGGCGCTGCACAGCGTGGTGCCCGCAGATCTCGGGCTGGCCGATGAATCGGTTGTCGGTCCGGTCGCCGAAGTCGAACGGTGGTGTCAGACACTGCAGACCGTCGATGCGGCTCTGGCGCCACGTTGGCGGGAGGTGCGTGAGGCGTTGCTGCATTGCGCGCCAACTGATTTCGTCCCCACTGTGGTGCACGGTGACTTTCGGCTGGGTAATCTGCTGGCGCAGGGCGCCGGCATCAGTGCGGTGATCGATTGGGAGATCTGGTCGATCGGTGATCCGCGCATCGACGTCGGCTGGTTTCTGGTCAACTGCGATCCCGAGACCTACCAACGCGTTCCGGACGCGTCGGGTATGGCGCCGCCGCTCACCGAGCTTGTCGAGATTTACCAGCACGCGCTGGGGCACGAGGTGACCGACTTGGCGTGGTTCACCGCGCTGGCGTGCTTCAAGTCGGCGGCGACCTGGTCGCTCATTGTCAAACACAACCGCCGGCGGCGCTTACCGCGCGACGAATGGGAAGCGATGGCCGCAACCATCCCGAGGTTGCTGAGCCGCGCGCAGGCGATGGTGAGCTAA
- a CDS encoding SDR family NAD(P)-dependent oxidoreductase — translation MSASPRCDGLVALVTGSSRGLGKAIAQRFAAQGATVALTARTMDPDPKYQGSLRQTLEEIVATGGRAFAVQADLSHADERERLFGEVVDSVGAPDILVNNAAVTFLRSLDGFPDRRARLMMEMHVLGPLHLCQLAIPAMRERGRGWILNLTSVGGELPAGPPFSEFDRSAGFGIYGTAKAALNRLTKSLAAELYDDGIAVNAAAPSSPVATPGAGALDLAKTDTEDIELITETAYRLCTGDPKTLTGRIAHTQSFLAESGWFQPAG, via the coding sequence ATGAGCGCGAGCCCGCGATGTGACGGCTTGGTCGCTTTGGTCACCGGGAGCAGCCGGGGGCTGGGCAAGGCGATCGCCCAGCGGTTTGCCGCGCAGGGCGCCACGGTGGCGCTCACCGCCCGCACGATGGACCCCGATCCCAAGTACCAGGGATCACTGCGCCAAACCCTCGAGGAGATCGTCGCCACGGGCGGCCGGGCCTTCGCGGTCCAGGCGGATCTGTCCCATGCCGACGAGCGTGAGCGGTTGTTCGGCGAAGTGGTGGATTCTGTCGGCGCCCCGGACATCCTCGTCAACAATGCCGCGGTCACCTTCCTCAGATCCCTGGACGGATTTCCGGACCGGCGCGCCCGGCTGATGATGGAGATGCATGTCCTGGGGCCATTGCATCTGTGCCAGTTGGCAATTCCCGCGATGCGCGAGCGGGGGCGAGGGTGGATTCTGAACCTGACCTCGGTGGGCGGCGAATTGCCGGCCGGACCGCCGTTCTCCGAGTTCGACCGGAGCGCGGGCTTCGGGATCTACGGAACGGCTAAGGCCGCGCTCAACCGACTGACCAAAAGCCTTGCCGCAGAGTTGTACGACGACGGCATCGCGGTCAACGCCGCCGCGCCGTCCAGCCCCGTGGCGACCCCCGGGGCGGGCGCTCTCGATCTGGCGAAGACCGACACGGAGGACATCGAACTGATCACCGAAACCGCGTACCGGCTGTGCACGGGCGACCCGAAAACCCTGACCGGGCGCATCGCGCACACCCAGTCCTTCCTCGCTGAGTCCGGCTGGTTCCAGCCTGCCGGCTGA